The following are from one region of the Staphylococcus argenteus genome:
- the argF gene encoding ornithine carbamoyltransferase, giving the protein MTEIQKPYDLKGRSLLKESDYTKAEFEGLIDFAITLKDYKKKGIKHHYLAGKNIALLFEKNSTRTRAAFTVASIDLGAHPEFLGKNDIQLGKKESVEDTAKVLGRMFDGIEFRGFSQQAVEDLAKFSGVPVWNGLTDDWHPTQMLADFMTVKENFGYLEGINLTYVGDGRNNIAHSLMVAGAMLGVNVRICTPQSLNPKEAYVEIAEEKAKQYGGSIKITDNIAEAVKDTDVIYTDVWVSMGEENEFEQRINLLKDYQVNQEMFDLTGKDSTIFLHCLPAFHDTNTLYGQEIYEKYGLTEMEVTDQIFRSEHSKVFDQAENRMHTIKAVMAATLGS; this is encoded by the coding sequence ATGACAGAAATTCAAAAACCATATGATTTAAAAGGTAGATCATTATTAAAAGAAAGTGATTATACGAAAGCTGAATTTGAAGGCTTGATTGATTTTGCGATTACATTAAAGGATTATAAGAAAAAAGGTATTAAGCACCATTATCTTGCTGGTAAAAATATTGCATTATTATTTGAAAAAAATTCTACTCGTACACGTGCTGCATTTACAGTAGCATCGATTGATTTAGGCGCACATCCAGAATTTTTAGGGAAAAATGATATTCAGTTAGGTAAAAAAGAATCTGTAGAAGACACTGCGAAAGTATTAGGAAGAATGTTCGATGGTATTGAATTCCGTGGTTTTTCACAACAAGCAGTGGAAGATTTAGCAAAATTTTCAGGCGTACCAGTATGGAATGGTTTAACAGATGATTGGCATCCAACACAAATGCTAGCTGATTTTATGACAGTTAAAGAAAACTTCGGCTACTTAGAAGGTATTAACTTAACATATGTTGGTGACGGTCGTAATAATATTGCGCATTCTTTAATGGTAGCAGGTGCAATGTTAGGTGTTAATGTGAGAATTTGTACACCTCAATCGTTAAATCCTAAAGAAGCATATGTTGAAATTGCAGAAGAAAAAGCGAAACAATATGGTGGATCTATTAAGATTACGGATAATATTGCAGAAGCGGTTAAAGATACAGATGTTATTTATACGGATGTATGGGTATCAATGGGTGAAGAAAATGAATTTGAACAACGTATTAATTTATTAAAAGATTATCAAGTGAATCAAGAAATGTTTGATTTAACAGGCAAAGATTCAACGATATTCTTACACTGTTTACCAGCATTTCACGATACAAATACATTATATGGACAAGAAATTTATGAAAAATATGGCTTGACTGAAATGGAAGTTACAGACCAAATCTTTAGAAGTGAACATTCAAAAGTTTTCGATCAAGCTGAAAATAGAATGCATACAATTAAAGCAGTTATGGCAGCAACATTAGGGAGTTAG
- a CDS encoding arginine repressor, which translates to MKKSKRLELVSTIVKKHNIYKKEQIISYIEAYFGVRYSATTIAKDLKELNIYRIPIDCETWVYKAINNQTEREMKEKFKHYCEHEVLSSIINGSYIIVKTSPGFAQGINYFIDQLNIEEILGTVSGNDTTLILTSSNEMAKYVYAKLFG; encoded by the coding sequence ATGAAGAAAAGTAAACGATTAGAATTAGTTTCTACAATAGTTAAAAAGCATAACATTTATAAAAAAGAACAAATTATATCATATATTGAAGCGTATTTTGGTGTGAGATACAGCGCTACAACAATTGCTAAAGACTTAAAGGAACTAAATATATATCGCATACCGATTGATTGTGAAACGTGGGTTTATAAAGCAATTAATAATCAAACCGAGCGTGAGATGAAAGAAAAGTTTAAACACTATTGTGAACATGAGGTTCTAAGCTCAATCATCAATGGTTCATACATTATTGTCAAAACATCCCCAGGTTTTGCACAAGGCATTAACTATTTTATCGATCAATTAAATATTGAAGAGATATTAGGGACAGTTAGTGGGAATGATACAACATTGATATTAACGTCATCAAATGAGATGGCCAAGTATGTATATGCAAAGTTATTTGGATAA
- the arcD gene encoding arginine-ornithine antiporter, with amino-acid sequence MNESGDNKLSKSSLIGLVIGSMIGGGAFNIMSDMGGKAGGLAIIIGWLITAIGMISLAFVFQNLTNERPELDGGIYSYAQAGFGDFVGFISAWGYWFSAFLGNVAYATLLMSSVGNFFPIFKGGNTLPSIIVASLLLWGVHFLILKGVETAAFINSIVTVAKLIPILLVIICMIIAFNFDTFKTGFFGMTSDGILPFSWASTMSQVKSTMLVTVWVFIGIEGAVIFSSRAKNKKDVGSATVIGLISVLIIYFLLTVLAQGVILQNHISQLDSPSMAQVLAHIVGGWGSTLVNIGLIISVLGAWLGWTLLAGELPFIVAKDGLFPKWFAKENKNGAPVNALLITNILVQLFLISMLFTQSAYQFAFSLASSAILYPYMFSAFYQVKYTLEHRQQATTKQWTIGIIASLYAIWLIYAAGINYLLLTMLLYIPALLVYSIVQKNNHTRLIKSDYIFFVVIIVLAVVGLIKLMMGMINVF; translated from the coding sequence ATGAACGAATCAGGAGATAACAAACTTAGTAAGTCTTCTTTGATTGGACTAGTTATAGGATCCATGATTGGTGGCGGTGCTTTTAATATCATGTCTGATATGGGCGGTAAAGCCGGTGGATTAGCTATTATTATTGGTTGGCTCATTACAGCTATCGGTATGATTTCATTAGCGTTCGTATTTCAGAATTTAACAAATGAACGGCCGGAACTGGATGGTGGTATATACAGCTACGCTCAGGCAGGATTTGGCGATTTTGTTGGGTTTATAAGTGCTTGGGGCTATTGGTTTTCTGCATTTTTAGGAAACGTAGCTTATGCCACACTATTGATGTCATCAGTAGGAAATTTTTTCCCTATATTTAAAGGTGGTAATACGCTACCAAGTATTATCGTGGCATCATTATTACTTTGGGGAGTACATTTCTTAATTTTAAAAGGTGTTGAAACGGCGGCATTTATCAATAGTATTGTTACCGTTGCAAAATTAATACCTATCTTACTTGTAATTATATGTATGATTATTGCATTTAATTTTGACACTTTTAAGACAGGATTTTTCGGTATGACATCAGATGGTATATTACCGTTTAGTTGGGCAAGCACGATGTCCCAAGTTAAAAGTACTATGCTAGTAACAGTTTGGGTATTTATCGGTATCGAAGGCGCAGTCATTTTTTCTAGTAGAGCTAAAAATAAAAAAGATGTAGGTAGTGCCACAGTTATAGGACTAATCTCGGTTTTAATTATCTATTTCTTATTAACAGTATTAGCACAAGGAGTTATTTTACAAAATCATATTTCGCAATTAGATTCACCAAGTATGGCACAAGTACTTGCACATATTGTTGGTGGTTGGGGATCTACCCTTGTAAATATAGGATTAATTATTTCTGTGCTCGGCGCATGGTTAGGTTGGACATTACTTGCAGGAGAATTACCTTTTATTGTTGCGAAGGATGGCTTATTCCCAAAATGGTTTGCTAAGGAAAATAAAAATGGTGCCCCAGTAAACGCATTACTTATCACTAATATATTAGTTCAATTGTTTTTAATAAGTATGTTATTTACACAGAGTGCATATCAATTTGCATTTTCATTGGCATCAAGTGCCATTTTATATCCGTATATGTTCAGCGCATTTTATCAAGTTAAATACACACTAGAACATCGACAACAAGCAACTACAAAACAGTGGACGATAGGAATTATAGCTTCACTTTATGCTATATGGCTTATCTATGCAGCAGGTATTAATTATTTATTATTAACAATGTTGCTTTATATTCCAGCACTTTTAGTCTATTCAATCGTTCAAAAGAATAATCATACACGTTTAATCAAATCAGATTATATCTTTTTTGTAGTTATTATCGTACTGGCAGTTGTCGGATTGATTAAATTAATGATGGGAATGATTAATGTTTTCTAA
- the arcA gene encoding arginine deiminase — protein sequence MTNGPIKVNSEIGTLKTVLLKRPGKELENLVPDYLDGLLFDDIPYLEVAQKEHDHFAQVLRDEGVEVLYLEKLAAESIEDAQVRSQFIEDVLAESKKTILGHEEEIKALFATLSNQELVDKIMSGVRKEEIDPKCTHLVEYMDDKYPFYLDPMPNLYFTRDPQASIGHGITINRMFWRARRRESIFIQYIVKHHPRFKDANIPVWLDRDCPFNIEGGDELVLSKDVLAIGVSERTSAQAIEKLARRIFKNPEASFKKVVAIEIPTSRTFMHLDTVFTMIDYDKFTMHSAILKAEGNMNIFIIEYDEDNQDIIIKQSSHLKDTLEEVLGINNIQFIPTGNGDVIDGAREQWNDGSNTLCIRPGVVVTYDRNYVSNDLLRQKGIKVIEISGSELVRGRGGPRCMSQPLYREDI from the coding sequence ATGACAAATGGACCAATTAAAGTGAATAGCGAAATTGGAACTTTAAAGACTGTGTTGCTTAAGCGTCCTGGCAAAGAATTAGAAAATCTTGTACCTGATTATTTAGATGGATTATTATTCGATGATATTCCTTATTTAGAGGTTGCTCAAAAAGAGCATGATCATTTTGCACAGGTACTTAGAGATGAGGGCGTAGAAGTACTTTATCTTGAAAAGTTAGCTGCTGAAAGTATTGAAGATGCTCAAGTTAGAAGTCAGTTTATTGAGGATGTTTTAGCAGAGTCTAAAAAAACAATTTTAGGTCACGAAGAAGAAATTAAAGCATTGTTTGCGACACTCTCAAATCAAGAACTCGTAGATAAAATTATGTCTGGTGTTCGTAAAGAAGAAATAGATCCTAAGTGTACACATCTTGTTGAATATATGGATGATAAATATCCATTTTATTTAGATCCAATGCCGAATCTATATTTTACACGAGATCCACAAGCGTCAATAGGACATGGTATTACAATCAACCGGATGTTTTGGAGAGCACGACGACGAGAATCTATTTTTATTCAATATATTGTGAAACACCATCCTAGATTTAAAGATGCAAACATCCCGGTTTGGTTAGATAGAGATTGCCCATTCAACATTGAAGGTGGCGATGAGCTTGTGTTATCTAAAGATGTTTTAGCAATTGGTGTCTCAGAACGTACATCTGCACAAGCAATTGAAAAGTTAGCGCGTCGTATTTTCAAAAATCCAGAGGCGTCCTTTAAAAAAGTAGTAGCAATTGAAATTCCGACAAGTCGAACATTTATGCATTTAGATACAGTATTCACGATGATAGATTATGACAAATTTACAATGCACTCAGCCATTTTAAAGGCAGAAGGCAATATGAATATATTTATTATTGAATATGATGAAGATAATCAAGACATTATTATCAAACAATCTAGCCACTTAAAAGATACATTAGAAGAAGTTTTAGGCATAAATAATATTCAATTTATTCCAACTGGAAATGGTGATGTCATTGATGGCGCAAGAGAACAGTGGAATGACGGATCAAACACTTTATGTATTAGACCAGGCGTTGTAGTGACTTATGATAGAAATTATGTATCAAATGATTTATTAAGACAAAAAGGTATAAAAGTTATTGAAATATCTGGTAGTGAATTGGTACGTGGACGAGGTGGCCCAAGATGTATGAGTCAACCACTATACCGAGAAGATATTTAA